From a region of the Pseudanabaena sp. ABRG5-3 genome:
- a CDS encoding glycosyltransferase, translating into MRVLTVHNYYQQPGGEEQIFATESALLESHGHEVTRYTLNNDEIATTNPLILAKKTLWNGKVYRDLRSLIREVKPQVAHFHNTFPLISPSAYYAAKDEGVAVVQTLHNYRLLCPNALFFREGRVCEDCLGKVPLPAIVHGCYRGSRTASAMTAATTSFHSSIGTWSKAVDVFIVYSQFAMNKFIQGGIPAEKLAFKTNFLHPAPEPDEGDGGYGLFVGRLSVEKGLGVMLDAWRKLDNKIPLKILGDGPMSSLVTEAAKEMPEIEWLGRRPLEEVYEIVGKAAFLVFPSEWYETFGRVAIEAFAKGTPVVASNIGAIAELIEHGRNGLLFRPSDPTDLADKINWLLEHPQELRQMRSAARAEFDNKYTADDNCKRLLEIYQTALNY; encoded by the coding sequence ATGCGGGTTCTAACAGTCCATAATTACTATCAGCAGCCTGGTGGTGAAGAGCAGATTTTTGCTACGGAAAGCGCTTTGCTGGAATCCCACGGGCATGAAGTTACTCGCTATACCCTAAATAACGATGAGATTGCAACTACCAACCCGTTAATTTTGGCTAAAAAAACTTTATGGAATGGCAAGGTCTATCGAGATTTGCGATCGCTAATTCGTGAAGTCAAACCTCAAGTTGCACACTTTCATAATACCTTCCCCTTAATTTCTCCATCAGCATACTACGCTGCCAAAGATGAAGGGGTAGCTGTAGTTCAAACTCTCCATAATTACCGTTTACTATGTCCCAATGCTTTGTTTTTTCGAGAAGGACGTGTCTGCGAAGATTGCTTAGGTAAAGTTCCATTGCCAGCAATAGTTCATGGCTGTTACCGAGGTAGTCGCACTGCTAGTGCGATGACCGCAGCTACTACTAGTTTCCATTCCTCCATAGGAACTTGGAGCAAGGCAGTAGATGTATTTATTGTCTACAGCCAATTTGCGATGAATAAGTTCATTCAAGGTGGAATACCTGCCGAGAAACTAGCCTTCAAGACTAACTTTCTGCATCCAGCACCTGAGCCTGACGAAGGTGATGGTGGCTATGGCTTATTTGTGGGGCGCTTGTCTGTCGAAAAAGGACTAGGAGTGATGCTAGACGCATGGCGAAAACTAGATAACAAAATCCCTCTAAAAATACTAGGGGATGGTCCCATGTCAAGCTTAGTAACTGAAGCCGCTAAAGAAATGCCTGAGATTGAATGGCTAGGACGTAGACCCTTAGAAGAAGTATATGAAATCGTTGGTAAAGCTGCTTTTCTAGTATTTCCTTCTGAATGGTATGAGACTTTTGGCAGAGTCGCGATCGAGGCTTTTGCCAAAGGAACACCAGTAGTAGCTTCAAATATTGGGGCGATCGCGGAATTAATAGAGCATGGGCGTAATGGTCTACTCTTTCGTCCTAGTGATCCCACTGATCTAGCAGACAAAATTAATTGGTTGCTGGAACATCCCCAAGAACTCCGTCAAATGAGATCGGCGGCAAGGGCTGAATTTGATAATAAATACACTGCTGATGATAATTGCAAACGGCTATTAGAGATTTACCAGACTGCTCTTAACTATTAA
- a CDS encoding 2OG-Fe(II) oxygenase, producing the protein MKSLYQLRYLRPDNLYPLYYLTNKVVNKLLSLPSDIACGFNSNDWFEQLILLPRYQNMLRQHKDHLPRIDDNEQNIVDQLEQNGVCITSLDALLIPDSHKLLEAAQPITNELAQQSRSPSHLGKHTLMANADQLLAHPEIIRWGLSERLLKIVECYLGLPVGYGALSFYYSVADGRDAGPRIWHRDKEDWKMVKVAVYLNDVDEFGGPFQCVKSDINKFLIETLPQYKGLTNSELEQLLKTNNPDEYLTSCVGKTGTVIFTDTSKYYHRGKPPSKSDRSAVFFHYFSYRPKNPFYCDRSPLSSNQIVEFDKQLPIHLQGYLTWREQCPGLGRYIPKNQMKVDNW; encoded by the coding sequence ATGAAAAGTCTATACCAACTCCGTTATCTACGCCCTGACAACTTATATCCACTTTATTATCTAACTAATAAAGTGGTTAATAAATTACTAAGTCTGCCATCTGATATAGCTTGCGGATTTAATAGTAATGACTGGTTTGAACAGTTAATTCTTTTGCCTCGATATCAAAATATGCTCCGTCAACACAAAGATCATTTACCCCGAATTGACGATAATGAGCAGAATATAGTTGACCAACTTGAGCAAAATGGTGTTTGTATTACATCGCTAGATGCGTTATTGATTCCTGATAGTCATAAGCTTTTAGAAGCTGCCCAGCCTATTACTAACGAGCTTGCTCAACAGTCGCGATCGCCTAGTCACTTAGGTAAACATACATTGATGGCAAATGCTGATCAATTGCTAGCACATCCAGAAATTATTCGTTGGGGACTTTCAGAAAGACTTCTCAAGATTGTGGAATGCTATTTGGGTTTACCTGTAGGCTACGGTGCATTATCGTTTTATTACAGTGTTGCAGATGGAAGAGATGCAGGACCACGCATATGGCATCGAGATAAAGAAGACTGGAAAATGGTCAAGGTTGCTGTTTATTTAAATGATGTTGATGAATTTGGTGGTCCTTTTCAGTGTGTTAAGTCAGATATCAACAAATTCTTGATTGAAACACTGCCCCAATATAAGGGGTTAACTAACTCAGAACTAGAACAATTATTAAAGACTAATAACCCTGATGAATACTTAACCTCTTGTGTTGGCAAAACTGGAACGGTTATTTTTACTGATACATCCAAGTATTACCACCGTGGAAAACCACCCTCAAAAAGCGATCGCTCAGCGGTTTTTTTCCACTACTTTAGCTATCGTCCTAAAAACCCCTTTTACTGCGATCGATCTCCTCTATCTAGTAATCAAATTGTAGAGTTTGATAAGCAGCTACCAATTCATCTTCAGGGGTATTTAACTTGGAGAGAACAATGTCCTGGATTAGGGCGATATATTCCTAAAAATCAAATGAAAGTCGATAATTGGTAG
- a CDS encoding AMP-binding protein produces the protein MPEINCNRIGIVAVNHTGYVEAMLRCIEDGNIAVPLRSDNDHDRISAASVTKIITPTFDGDWMTRKFTPQEIDAVALISFTSGTEGNPKGVILTHKNLTEVVTRLNSVMRLDNSIREYIGVPVYHSFGFGRCRAVAKVGGQFFIPSNGFNPSEIGTMLRNGGINSISAVPSLWRLLLVNKDLIGSYGKRVRWIEIGSQYMSRQEKEELRNLFPEARIVQHYGLTEASRTTLLEIHQAEGDALESVGQALGSVNIKLTEAGRISIRGEHVAQAYLIDGKEVNLQDEEGWFLTNDLGSLENGYLYYKGRADDVINCGGIKVYPETLETKVYASIGYSNGIAICRKTDPMRGDGFLVAVTSEVQIDKQQLRTLVLQAIQDMGVNAGNAITIIDVDSLPKTATGKIQRKQLAEWYMREFPQEDRQIDSLDEPASDNSPIQAIFCRTLKVNQIQIEDTFISLGGDSLSYVQISMELERYLGYLPKKWEQVPLNDLGKLAPQKRISTIIEMNTLLRALAISGVVVNQSGLLFIEGGALLLLLIAGLNFSRFQGCSLIKGQLHSIAPLLRHILIPYLTLAIAYQAFKQNFDPLVLLLLGNFQLPEIQTSNSIFFVWFIANLCQTIILFSLPFTVPNIRSFAGTSPWKFGLIYLVIGVVTHLLGPYIWDTSYLYDQVPHMLFWLFTLGWCIHFAKSKVEKVITTLIVIIITSAFIGFDVLRSWWVLIGAILLIWLPYVSIPSIIKSPIQMISAASYYIYLTVLIFVHLATRVAGIRYPFVTAVIVLLGGVLTWGAVQSLPQFLQKLKQFQIQI, from the coding sequence ATGCCAGAAATAAACTGTAACCGAATTGGAATAGTAGCAGTTAATCATACTGGCTATGTGGAAGCAATGTTGCGGTGCATAGAGGATGGGAACATTGCTGTACCCCTTAGGTCAGACAATGATCATGATCGCATTAGTGCAGCTAGTGTAACAAAGATTATAACGCCTACTTTTGATGGAGATTGGATGACGAGAAAATTCACTCCCCAAGAGATTGATGCAGTCGCCCTAATTTCTTTCACTTCTGGCACAGAAGGGAATCCAAAGGGCGTAATCTTAACCCACAAAAACTTAACAGAGGTAGTTACACGTTTGAACTCGGTCATGCGTCTGGACAATAGTATTCGTGAGTATATTGGTGTACCTGTTTACCATTCATTTGGATTTGGTCGCTGTCGAGCAGTTGCTAAGGTAGGAGGGCAGTTTTTCATCCCCAGCAATGGATTTAACCCCTCTGAAATTGGAACAATGCTCAGAAATGGTGGAATCAACTCTATCTCAGCCGTTCCTAGCCTTTGGCGGTTATTGTTAGTTAATAAGGATCTCATTGGTAGTTATGGCAAAAGAGTCCGATGGATTGAAATTGGTAGCCAATATATGAGTCGTCAAGAAAAAGAAGAGCTTAGAAACCTGTTCCCTGAAGCAAGAATTGTCCAACACTATGGTCTAACAGAAGCATCGCGAACTACACTGCTTGAGATCCATCAGGCAGAAGGGGATGCCTTAGAGTCGGTCGGTCAAGCCTTAGGAAGTGTAAACATAAAGCTAACTGAGGCAGGACGAATTAGCATTCGAGGCGAACATGTTGCCCAAGCATATCTAATTGATGGCAAAGAGGTAAACCTTCAAGACGAGGAGGGATGGTTCCTAACTAATGATCTTGGAAGCTTGGAGAATGGCTATCTGTACTATAAGGGTAGAGCAGATGACGTAATCAATTGCGGTGGCATCAAAGTTTATCCTGAAACTTTAGAAACAAAGGTTTATGCCAGTATTGGCTACAGCAATGGTATTGCAATTTGTCGCAAGACAGACCCAATGCGCGGAGATGGTTTTTTAGTTGCGGTGACAAGCGAAGTACAGATCGATAAGCAACAACTGAGAACATTAGTCTTACAGGCTATTCAAGATATGGGGGTTAATGCTGGTAACGCTATCACAATCATTGATGTTGATAGTCTACCCAAAACGGCAACTGGAAAAATCCAGAGGAAACAATTAGCTGAGTGGTACATGCGAGAATTCCCCCAAGAAGATCGACAAATAGACTCCCTAGATGAACCTGCATCTGACAATTCGCCCATTCAAGCTATTTTTTGTCGAACTCTTAAAGTCAACCAAATTCAAATTGAAGACACATTCATCTCATTAGGAGGAGATTCTCTATCCTACGTCCAGATTTCAATGGAGCTTGAGCGTTATCTTGGATATCTTCCTAAAAAATGGGAGCAGGTACCTTTGAATGATTTGGGAAAATTAGCTCCCCAAAAGAGAATATCTACAATCATCGAAATGAATACTCTGTTGAGAGCCTTAGCCATTTCTGGCGTTGTGGTTAATCAATCTGGTTTACTCTTTATCGAAGGAGGCGCATTGTTACTACTTCTAATCGCTGGTTTAAACTTTTCACGGTTTCAGGGATGTTCTTTGATTAAAGGACAGTTACATTCCATTGCGCCGCTACTGCGACATATCTTAATTCCTTATTTAACTCTTGCGATTGCCTACCAAGCTTTTAAGCAAAACTTTGATCCTTTAGTCTTATTATTGCTAGGAAATTTTCAACTTCCAGAGATACAAACTTCAAATTCAATCTTCTTTGTTTGGTTTATTGCTAATCTTTGTCAAACTATTATTCTTTTTTCTCTTCCTTTTACTGTTCCGAATATACGCAGTTTTGCAGGTACATCTCCTTGGAAATTTGGGCTCATCTATCTAGTGATTGGTGTGGTTACACACCTTCTGGGACCATATATATGGGATACTAGTTATCTATACGATCAAGTACCACACATGTTGTTTTGGTTGTTTACACTAGGATGGTGTATACACTTTGCTAAATCTAAAGTTGAAAAAGTAATCACTACACTCATAGTTATAATTATTACATCAGCTTTTATTGGATTTGATGTTTTAAGAAGTTGGTGGGTTTTAATTGGAGCAATTCTGTTGATTTGGCTACCTTATGTGTCTATCCCAAGCATCATCAAATCTCCTATACAAATGATTAGTGCGGCATCATATTATATTTATCTAACGGTCTTAATTTTTGTACATCTTGCCACTCGTGTAGCAGGAATTCGCTATCCTTTTGTTACTGCCGTAATAGTCTTGTTAGGAGGTGTGCTTACGTGGGGAGCAGTTCAATCGTTGCCACAATTTCTACAGAAACTCAAACAATTCCAGATCCAGATATAA
- a CDS encoding glycosyltransferase produces MSTPKVAILTHDISGGTFTNLCTALIRGWQKLGIDCHLVILDASDEEISRFPDITIVSLNVKRTAFSLVPTIKYLKKYKPDVLLPMPWYFNIVAVWAKYLSGNKTKVILGEHNIISLEASVEHRDKLRLRFLPILMRYTYPFGDGLVGVSKDTITDLVETLKIAAKIPMQVILNPINANRVEELAKEAIMHHWFQNLEIPVIVTAARLAKQKQLDGLIQAFAQVVKVTPARLLILGEGPLRTELEDLSKNLGVEDSVWMPGYDSNPYRYMANCDLFVLASAWEGCPIALEEAMGCGAAVLVTDAPGGMKDIVDYGKYGVVVPNGNPDALAQGILKILTQPELKQHYREQAKERSQDFDYVKISQQYLEFCQSILADPSNNKKEVA; encoded by the coding sequence ATGAGTACACCGAAAGTTGCCATACTAACTCATGACATTAGTGGAGGCACATTTACAAATCTTTGTACTGCACTAATCCGAGGATGGCAGAAGCTAGGAATAGATTGTCATTTGGTTATTCTTGATGCTAGTGATGAGGAAATATCTAGATTCCCAGATATTACAATTGTGTCTTTGAATGTCAAGCGCACAGCTTTTTCCTTAGTTCCCACGATCAAGTACTTAAAAAAATACAAGCCTGATGTGCTTTTACCGATGCCTTGGTATTTTAATATCGTGGCAGTTTGGGCGAAGTATCTATCAGGAAATAAAACTAAGGTAATTCTTGGCGAACATAACATTATTAGTCTAGAAGCGAGTGTTGAACATCGAGATAAACTCCGTCTGCGATTTTTACCAATTCTGATGCGGTATACATATCCATTTGGCGATGGGTTAGTGGGAGTATCTAAAGATACAATTACCGATTTAGTGGAGACTCTCAAAATTGCGGCTAAAATCCCCATGCAGGTAATTTTGAATCCGATTAACGCTAATCGTGTGGAGGAACTAGCAAAAGAAGCAATTATGCATCATTGGTTCCAGAACTTAGAGATTCCCGTAATTGTCACGGCGGCAAGATTAGCTAAGCAGAAGCAATTGGATGGTTTAATCCAAGCTTTTGCTCAAGTGGTGAAAGTGACTCCAGCTAGACTTTTAATTTTAGGAGAAGGTCCTTTAAGAACTGAGCTAGAGGATCTATCTAAGAATTTAGGTGTAGAAGATTCAGTATGGATGCCAGGATATGATTCTAATCCCTATCGCTATATGGCAAATTGTGATTTATTTGTATTAGCTTCAGCTTGGGAAGGCTGTCCAATCGCTTTGGAAGAGGCGATGGGTTGCGGAGCCGCAGTGCTTGTCACCGATGCCCCTGGGGGGATGAAAGACATTGTGGATTATGGTAAGTATGGTGTAGTAGTGCCGAATGGTAATCCTGATGCTTTGGCTCAAGGAATATTAAAAATATTGACACAGCCAGAGTTAAAGCAGCATTATCGAGAACAGGCAAAAGAGCGATCGCAAGATTTTGATTATGTGAAGATTAGCCAACAGTACTTAGAATTTTGTCAGTCGATCTTAGCTGATCCCTCTAATAACAAAAAGGAGGTAGCGTAA
- a CDS encoding glycosyltransferase family 4 protein codes for MKILISAYACEPGRGTELGVGWNTAREVARYHEVWVLTRPDDGREAIEAELAVNPVPNLHFIYFTIPVWGDGWKMGQGAFQIHYYLWQIQAFFVARKLHREIGFDLVHHVTFVKYSTPSFLCLLPIPFILGPVGGGESAPKSFSQDFSRRGKIYEFLRSLSRWIGERDPFTRMTVRRSILNWATTAETAERMTKMGAKNVEVLSQVGLLPEEVTYLEQFPLADAAPLRFISVGRFLHWKGFHLGLRAFAEANLPKEAEYWLIGNGAEQERLQQLVAELGIANQVKFLSEMPRDELLQKLGTCLALVHPSLHESGGFVCLEAMALGRPVICLDLGGPSVQVTKETGFKIPATDPQQAVTGLAQAMKSLADDPQLRSRMGLAGRQRVNQLFNWETKGKFLIDVYEKVLIQTGEIDAGSNSP; via the coding sequence GTGAAAATCTTGATATCTGCCTATGCTTGTGAACCAGGACGTGGTACGGAATTGGGAGTTGGTTGGAATACTGCTCGTGAAGTGGCAAGATATCACGAAGTTTGGGTTCTAACTAGACCTGACGATGGACGAGAAGCGATCGAAGCAGAGCTAGCCGTTAATCCAGTTCCTAATCTCCATTTTATTTATTTCACGATTCCAGTTTGGGGTGATGGATGGAAAATGGGACAGGGAGCTTTTCAAATTCATTACTATCTCTGGCAAATTCAAGCATTTTTTGTTGCTCGCAAATTACACCGTGAGATTGGGTTTGATCTTGTGCATCACGTCACCTTTGTCAAATATTCCACTCCCAGTTTTCTATGCCTATTACCGATTCCATTTATTTTAGGTCCAGTTGGTGGTGGCGAATCAGCGCCTAAATCCTTTAGCCAAGACTTTAGTAGACGGGGTAAGATCTACGAGTTTTTACGAAGCTTATCGCGTTGGATTGGTGAACGTGATCCTTTTACACGGATGACAGTTCGCAGAAGTATCCTCAATTGGGCAACGACAGCAGAGACTGCTGAACGAATGACCAAAATGGGAGCCAAGAATGTGGAGGTACTATCACAAGTGGGCTTGCTTCCCGAAGAAGTGACTTATTTAGAACAGTTTCCCTTGGCAGATGCTGCACCTTTGCGATTTATTAGTGTTGGTCGATTTCTGCACTGGAAAGGGTTTCACTTAGGGTTGCGAGCTTTTGCGGAGGCAAATTTACCAAAAGAGGCGGAATATTGGCTGATTGGCAATGGTGCAGAACAGGAACGTCTACAGCAGTTAGTCGCCGAACTTGGTATTGCCAATCAAGTTAAATTTTTATCCGAGATGCCCCGTGATGAGTTATTACAAAAGCTGGGAACTTGTCTGGCTCTAGTGCATCCTAGTTTACATGAATCAGGTGGTTTTGTTTGCTTAGAAGCTATGGCCTTGGGGCGACCAGTGATTTGTCTAGATCTAGGTGGTCCGTCGGTGCAGGTAACTAAGGAAACAGGATTTAAGATTCCTGCTACTGATCCTCAGCAAGCAGTAACAGGATTAGCTCAAGCCATGAAAAGTCTGGCGGATGATCCCCAACTGCGATCGCGTATGGGGCTAGCAGGTCGTCAAAGAGTAAATCAATTATTTAACTGGGAAACTAAAGGCAAGTTCCTTATTGATGTTTACGAAAAAGTTTTAATACAAACAGGAGAGATTGATGCGGGTTCTAACAGTCCATAA
- a CDS encoding GDSL-type esterase/lipase family protein, with protein sequence MKVKCLNQRSHLKGILKSIAIKIIQMLLPNLWRRMEEQKSRLNDWGQLQVYHQKNINLDASIIVESRIIFFGDSITEFWDLEATFKDKNYINRGISGQTTSQMLVRFRNDVIDLQPKVVVILAGINDIAGNTGAMTVEMIEGNYLSMCELAQMNHIKIIFASVLPINENSPLSQSDPQVHTKIRTLNSWLQDYCDKHQQIYLDYYSHMADAQGMLKIELSDDGLHPNAKGYAVMAKLIEEVIQQFK encoded by the coding sequence ATGAAAGTCAAATGTCTGAATCAGCGATCGCATTTAAAGGGGATTTTAAAATCTATCGCTATTAAAATTATCCAAATGTTGCTACCAAATCTTTGGCGACGAATGGAAGAACAAAAATCTCGTTTAAATGACTGGGGACAATTGCAAGTTTATCATCAAAAGAATATTAATCTTGATGCTTCCATAATAGTAGAAAGCCGCATTATTTTTTTTGGTGACTCTATTACTGAATTTTGGGATCTGGAAGCCACTTTTAAGGATAAGAACTATATCAATCGGGGCATATCTGGGCAAACTACATCACAAATGTTAGTTCGCTTCCGCAATGATGTCATTGATTTACAACCGAAAGTTGTTGTGATTTTGGCTGGGATAAATGACATTGCTGGAAATACTGGAGCAATGACGGTGGAGATGATCGAGGGTAACTATTTGTCAATGTGCGAATTGGCTCAAATGAATCATATTAAGATTATCTTTGCTTCAGTATTACCCATTAATGAAAATAGTCCGCTAAGTCAATCAGATCCACAGGTACATACAAAAATTCGTACATTGAATAGTTGGTTACAGGACTACTGTGATAAGCACCAGCAAATTTACCTCGACTATTATAGCCATATGGCAGATGCTCAAGGAATGCTAAAAATAGAACTATCTGATGACGGGCTACATCCAAATGCTAAAGGTTACGCAGTAATGGCTAAATTGATCGAGGAGGTAATTCAGCAGTTTAAATAA
- a CDS encoding glycosyltransferase family 4 protein: protein MTSKPSFYPNVPTSKKICVAWLLPVAWFYWQPALSEFAQLFPKTTVFTGLFPGFAKGIEGKLQVEVVGKFRVIEINKDDSSYGDNFTYLSPRIINHLFSLKPQVIFASSFGVWTILALLFKPLFWWRVIIAYEGSSPGVDYRNSALRLLIRRLMIWISDACVTNSHAGSDYLIEILKAKKDRVFVQPYEIPDERTLPSSSEVQETPVTRKRPVFLFVGHVIPRKGLPLLLEACAILQTRGYESYTLQVVGDGSQQQELESFCKEHHLSDRVQWLGRIPFDQIRTYFDHADVFVFPTLEDTWGVVTLEAMLLGKPILCSKGAGTSELVVDGENGYVFTPDDPDKLADLMQKFLDEPNLISAMGDRSKQIMSQYTPTAAAQCLAKITELVMLK from the coding sequence ATGACTTCTAAACCCTCCTTTTATCCTAATGTACCAACTTCTAAGAAGATTTGTGTAGCTTGGCTCTTACCAGTGGCGTGGTTCTACTGGCAACCTGCTTTGAGTGAGTTCGCACAGTTATTTCCCAAGACAACTGTATTTACAGGTTTGTTCCCAGGGTTTGCTAAAGGGATAGAAGGAAAACTTCAAGTTGAAGTCGTTGGCAAATTTCGAGTAATTGAGATCAATAAGGATGATTCGAGCTATGGAGATAACTTCACTTATCTATCTCCAAGAATTATTAATCACTTATTTAGTCTCAAGCCTCAAGTGATTTTTGCTAGTTCTTTTGGCGTATGGACAATTTTGGCTTTACTATTTAAGCCTCTATTTTGGTGGCGGGTGATCATTGCCTATGAAGGGAGTTCGCCAGGAGTAGATTATCGAAATTCAGCATTAAGGCTGTTGATTCGGAGGCTAATGATATGGATTTCTGATGCTTGCGTTACTAATAGTCATGCTGGTAGCGATTATTTAATTGAGATTCTAAAAGCAAAGAAAGATCGGGTGTTTGTGCAGCCCTACGAGATTCCCGATGAGCGCACATTACCAAGTAGTTCTGAAGTTCAAGAAACACCTGTTACCCGAAAACGTCCAGTATTTTTGTTTGTTGGTCATGTGATCCCCCGCAAAGGATTACCTTTGCTATTAGAAGCTTGTGCGATACTGCAAACTAGGGGCTATGAGAGTTACACTTTACAGGTGGTAGGCGATGGTTCACAGCAGCAAGAATTAGAGTCTTTTTGTAAGGAGCATCATCTAAGCGATCGCGTGCAATGGTTAGGTAGAATCCCCTTTGATCAGATTAGAACTTATTTTGATCATGCTGATGTGTTTGTCTTCCCAACTTTAGAGGATACTTGGGGAGTGGTTACGTTAGAGGCGATGCTACTGGGTAAGCCGATCCTTTGCTCTAAAGGCGCAGGTACTTCGGAACTAGTTGTTGATGGAGAGAATGGCTATGTCTTTACCCCAGACGATCCTGACAAGCTTGCTGATCTCATGCAGAAATTTTTGGATGAGCCAAATTTGATATCTGCTATGGGCGATCGCTCGAAGCAGATTATGTCTCAGTATACGCCAACAGCAGCAGCTCAATGTTTAGCTAAGATTACTGAACTTGTGATGTTAAAATAA